One genomic window of Manihot esculenta cultivar AM560-2 chromosome 16, M.esculenta_v8, whole genome shotgun sequence includes the following:
- the LOC110603890 gene encoding uncharacterized protein LOC110603890 isoform X1 encodes MHIDAVPSSSGTSRNLLFKIGDRVRYISGGLYPSASSSRDPPNGIHGKVELDFEDNPLSKIGVRFDKPVTDGVDHGGLCEGGHGYFCNVIDLHLDNVEDLDKLLINTLFEVSHPGGLLFTKFGSNQTALLDLAFPDSFGRLYDRGKEVPKATKVLTKLYPNKAVIHMPQDEVLPASWKHQLDRDVETLKMKGNLNHLRAVRNLSYAKLWHLIVIS; translated from the exons ATGCATATTGATGCTGTACCCTCTTCTTCTGGGACATCCAGAAATCTGTTGTTTAAAATAG GTGATAGAGTAAGGTACATTTCTGGTGGCTTATATCCATCAGCATCTTCATCAAG GGATCCACCTAATGGAATTCATGGAAAGGTCGAACTAGATTTTGAGGACAATCCTTTGTCAAAAATTGGGGTAAGGTTTGATAAACCTGTAACCGACGGGGTTGATCATGGAGGCCTTTGTGAGGGAGGTCATGGGTACTTTTGCAATG TTATTGATCTTCATTTGGATAATGTGGAAGATTTGGACAAGTTACTGATCAATACATTATTTGAGGTA TCGCATCCTGGAGGTCTTCTTTTCACAAAATTTGGTAGCAATCAAACTGCACTTCTTGACCTGGCTTTTCCG GATAGCTTTGGAAGACTTTATGACAGAGGGAAAGAAGTGCCAAAGGCAACAAAAGTTCTGACTAAACTTTACCCGAATAAAGCAGTTATTCACATGCCACAG GATGAGGTGCTTCCAGCATCTTGGAAGCATCAATTGGATCGAGATGTAGAAACCCTCAAAATGAAGGGAAATTTGAATCACCTTCGTGCTGTGAGAAATCTTTCATACGCTAAGCTATGGCATTTGATTGTTATTTCTTAG
- the LOC110603889 gene encoding ferredoxin-thioredoxin reductase, variable chain, chloroplastic, whose amino-acid sequence MSSTTLALPSAGGAASGCSSLNRPIAFISSAFRSIDMSVSTVTLSKKSLVCLSSSSSSSSSSSPSSAILPATRTNINNGSMMIICSVKGRYCYSTIPAGIMITERRKKRLIPCDVALRSNISASSSLSSSSTTVTQAEEKGEEAAKKIGARVRVKVPLKVYHVPRVPEVDLTGKEGHLKQYVALWKGKRISANLPYKVEFMLDIEGRGPVKFFAHLKEDEFDYLE is encoded by the coding sequence ATGAGCTCAACGACTCTGGCTTTACCGTCGGCGGGGGGAGCAGCTTCAGGTTGTTCTTCCCTCAATCGCCCCATTGCCTTTATATCTTCGGCGTTCCGTTCTATAGATATGAGCGTCTCTACGGTGACGTTGTCGAAGAAATCTCTTGTATgcctttcatcatcatcatcatcatcatcatcttcttctccttcttcagcAATACTGCCTGCTACTCGTACCAACATTAATAATGGTTCGATGATGATAATTTGCTCCGTCAAAGGACGCTACTGCTACTCAACTATCCCCGCTGGTATAATGATAACAGAGAGAAGGAAGAAGAGGTTGATTCCGTGTGATGTCGCATTGAGATCCAACATTTCGGCTTCATCATCTTTATCTTCATCGTCAACAACTGTCACCCAAGCAGAAGAAAAGGGGGAAGAAGCTGCTAAGAAGATTGGGGCGAGGGTTCGAGTGAAGGTTCCCTTGAAGGTTTACCACGTGCCTCGCGTGCCTGAAGTAGATCTGACTGGGAAAGAAGGTCATCTCAAGCAGTATGTTGCCCTCTGGAAAGGCAAACGAATTTCCGCCAATCTACCCTACAAGGTGGAGTTCATGCTGGATATTGAAGGCCGTGGCCCTGTCAAATTTTTTGCCCATCTCAAGGAGGACGAGTTTGACTACCTTGAATAG
- the LOC110603890 gene encoding uncharacterized protein LOC110603890 isoform X2, with product MHIDAVPSSSGTSRNLLFKIGDRVRYISGGLYPSASSSRDPPNGIHGKVELDFEDNPLSKIGVRFDKPVTDGVDHGGLCEGGHGYFCNVIDLHLDNVEDLDKLLINTLFESHPGGLLFTKFGSNQTALLDLAFPDSFGRLYDRGKEVPKATKVLTKLYPNKAVIHMPQDEVLPASWKHQLDRDVETLKMKGNLNHLRAVRNLSYAKLWHLIVIS from the exons ATGCATATTGATGCTGTACCCTCTTCTTCTGGGACATCCAGAAATCTGTTGTTTAAAATAG GTGATAGAGTAAGGTACATTTCTGGTGGCTTATATCCATCAGCATCTTCATCAAG GGATCCACCTAATGGAATTCATGGAAAGGTCGAACTAGATTTTGAGGACAATCCTTTGTCAAAAATTGGGGTAAGGTTTGATAAACCTGTAACCGACGGGGTTGATCATGGAGGCCTTTGTGAGGGAGGTCATGGGTACTTTTGCAATG TTATTGATCTTCATTTGGATAATGTGGAAGATTTGGACAAGTTACTGATCAATACATTATTTGAG TCGCATCCTGGAGGTCTTCTTTTCACAAAATTTGGTAGCAATCAAACTGCACTTCTTGACCTGGCTTTTCCG GATAGCTTTGGAAGACTTTATGACAGAGGGAAAGAAGTGCCAAAGGCAACAAAAGTTCTGACTAAACTTTACCCGAATAAAGCAGTTATTCACATGCCACAG GATGAGGTGCTTCCAGCATCTTGGAAGCATCAATTGGATCGAGATGTAGAAACCCTCAAAATGAAGGGAAATTTGAATCACCTTCGTGCTGTGAGAAATCTTTCATACGCTAAGCTATGGCATTTGATTGTTATTTCTTAG